A stretch of Vibrio aphrogenes DNA encodes these proteins:
- the cysN gene encoding sulfate adenylyltransferase subunit CysN: MNAVIEAELAELGIEGYLTQHQYKSLMRFLTCGSVDDGKSTLIGRLLHDSKQIYEDQLAAVNNDSQRVGTTGERPDLALLVDGLQAEREQGITIDVAYRYFSTKKRKFIIADTPGHEQYTRNMATGASTCDVAVILIDARKGVLDQTRRHSFISSLLGIRNFVVAVNKMDLVDYSQQRFDEIREQYLAFSQHLNPNIDIQLIPISALEGDNVVDQTQNLAWYQGKPLLQILEDIDLSQAHTQGEFRLPVQYVNRPNLDFRGFAGTIANGTISVGDEITALPSGKSSKVARIVTFDGDLDSARAGQAVTLTLQDEIDISRGDLLVPTGAKIKATNQFLADVVWMTDQPFAPGRQYDIKIAGKKTIGQLEQVKHQYDINKLEAFDATELPLNGIGLCEISLTETVALDHYTDCSDTGGFIIIDRLTNVTVGAGMIRERLTGLQAQATSVSSFEVELNALIRKHFPHWEAKDIGHLFHAVRSDENS; the protein is encoded by the coding sequence ATGAATGCAGTCATTGAAGCCGAGTTGGCAGAATTAGGCATTGAAGGGTATCTCACCCAACACCAATACAAATCGTTAATGCGCTTTTTAACCTGTGGTTCTGTCGATGATGGGAAAAGCACGTTAATTGGCCGTTTGCTACACGATTCTAAGCAAATTTATGAAGATCAATTAGCGGCGGTAAATAATGACAGTCAACGTGTCGGAACTACCGGTGAGCGACCGGATCTGGCTTTACTGGTTGATGGCCTACAAGCGGAGCGTGAACAAGGCATTACCATTGATGTTGCCTATCGTTACTTCTCGACCAAAAAACGTAAATTTATCATTGCTGATACTCCGGGGCATGAGCAATACACACGTAACATGGCCACTGGTGCATCCACTTGTGATGTGGCGGTGATCTTGATTGATGCTCGTAAAGGCGTCTTAGATCAAACTCGTCGTCATTCTTTTATTTCCAGTTTATTGGGGATTCGTAATTTTGTGGTAGCGGTTAATAAAATGGACTTAGTGGATTATTCTCAGCAACGATTTGACGAGATCCGTGAGCAATATCTGGCGTTCTCGCAACACTTGAATCCAAATATTGATATTCAACTTATCCCGATTTCAGCCTTGGAAGGGGATAACGTAGTCGATCAAACACAAAACCTTGCATGGTATCAAGGTAAGCCCTTATTACAAATTCTTGAAGATATCGATCTGAGCCAAGCGCACACCCAAGGTGAATTTCGCTTGCCGGTGCAATATGTCAACCGCCCGAATCTCGACTTTCGCGGTTTTGCCGGCACGATTGCCAATGGCACCATCAGTGTCGGGGATGAGATAACCGCATTACCTTCTGGCAAGAGCTCTAAAGTCGCGAGAATCGTTACCTTTGATGGTGATTTAGATTCAGCGCGAGCGGGACAAGCGGTGACCTTAACCTTGCAAGATGAAATCGATATTAGCCGTGGGGATTTATTGGTGCCTACAGGAGCCAAGATCAAAGCGACTAATCAATTTTTAGCTGATGTGGTCTGGATGACGGATCAACCTTTTGCTCCAGGGCGTCAGTACGACATTAAAATTGCCGGCAAGAAGACCATTGGTCAATTGGAGCAGGTGAAGCATCAATATGACATTAACAAGCTAGAGGCTTTTGATGCCACAGAATTGCCATTAAATGGAATTGGGTTATGTGAGATTTCTCTAACTGAAACAGTCGCTTTAGACCACTATACCGACTGCTCGGATACCGGTGGTTTTATTATTATCGATCGCTTAACCAATGTGACGGTTGGGGCCGGTATGATCCGAGAACGTCTAACTGGCTTACAGGCTCAAGCTACGAGTGTATCGAGCTTTGAGGTCGAGTTAAATGCCTTAATCCGTAAGCATTTTCCTCATTGGGAGGCCAAAGATATTGGTCACTTGTTCCATGCTGTTCGCAGTGATGAGAACTCGTAA
- a CDS encoding SLC13 family permease, translating to MLEKWLVLLLLVAIIGALIFTKIKPSFIFATTALMAFMTGAVDLDGLAKNFTNASLLTLVLLILASCALEKTRLISWISRHISSGRLGTAVAKLGLSTAFLSSFTNNTAVVVSLIGAIKRNQSHAPSRLLIPLSYAAILGGTLTLIGTSTNLIINSFVVDAGLPSLGFFAPTCIGLAILLIGVMVLIPLSYLLPHSETHEQDDLPYFLEAKVERGSPLIGKSIAQNNLRALRKLFLAEVVRNGVTIPSVTPDLLLLENDRLLFCGDVESVATLQEIPGITLYGQHHLNGQSFIEVVVSQSSSICDKTLKSSQFRERFDAVVVAIRRGHERLEGGLGSIALAAGDTLVLVPGKGFQSARQAHNKEFVLINDLDSSAKLDRSKSAMVLLGFAAIISLSLLGVIPIIKGLAGYLVVMLFIGAVGIGELRRRFPIDIVMIVGSALCLAQLMMSSGLSQEIGNGFIHLFHGSGPLGALIATYLLTLLLTELITNNAAAALAFPLGYSMAVGYGVDPMPFIMAVLFGASASFISPYGYQTNLLVYSVGNYRVKDFIKIGLPISLVYSAVTLTLIPYFFPF from the coding sequence ATGCTGGAAAAATGGTTAGTGTTACTCCTATTGGTTGCCATTATTGGCGCTTTGATCTTCACCAAAATAAAACCGAGCTTTATTTTTGCCACCACCGCTTTAATGGCTTTTATGACCGGAGCGGTGGATCTGGATGGCTTGGCGAAAAATTTCACCAATGCTTCTTTGTTAACTTTAGTCTTGCTGATCTTGGCTTCTTGCGCATTAGAAAAAACGCGCTTGATCAGTTGGATTAGCCGCCATATCTCCTCTGGGAGACTGGGGACTGCGGTGGCAAAACTAGGGTTATCCACGGCTTTTCTGTCTTCCTTTACCAATAATACCGCGGTGGTGGTGTCTTTGATTGGGGCGATCAAGCGTAATCAATCGCATGCACCATCACGGTTATTGATCCCGTTATCTTATGCGGCGATCTTAGGAGGGACGCTTACTTTAATTGGCACCTCCACCAATTTAATCATTAATAGCTTTGTGGTTGATGCTGGCTTACCGAGCCTAGGTTTTTTTGCTCCTACATGCATAGGCCTTGCGATTTTATTGATCGGTGTGATGGTGTTGATCCCATTGAGCTATTTATTACCGCACAGTGAGACTCATGAGCAGGATGATTTGCCTTATTTTCTTGAGGCTAAAGTGGAGCGAGGGTCTCCTCTTATCGGTAAAAGTATTGCTCAAAATAACTTACGTGCATTACGCAAATTATTTTTGGCGGAAGTAGTACGTAATGGCGTGACGATACCATCAGTGACACCGGATCTGCTACTGCTAGAAAATGATCGTTTGTTATTTTGTGGCGATGTGGAAAGTGTCGCAACCTTACAAGAGATCCCTGGGATCACCTTGTATGGACAGCATCACCTTAACGGGCAAAGTTTTATCGAAGTTGTGGTTAGCCAGTCCTCATCAATATGCGATAAGACGTTGAAATCAAGTCAATTTAGAGAGCGTTTTGATGCGGTGGTGGTAGCCATTCGTCGTGGTCATGAGCGCTTAGAAGGCGGGTTAGGAAGTATTGCACTTGCTGCTGGAGATACTTTAGTACTCGTGCCTGGTAAGGGGTTTCAGTCAGCAAGACAAGCGCATAATAAAGAATTTGTTCTCATTAATGACTTAGATTCGAGTGCCAAATTGGATCGCAGTAAATCAGCTATGGTGCTGCTTGGTTTTGCCGCGATTATCAGTTTGTCATTGCTGGGAGTGATCCCGATTATTAAAGGTTTGGCAGGGTATTTAGTGGTGATGCTGTTCATCGGAGCGGTGGGGATTGGTGAATTAAGACGCCGTTTTCCGATCGATATTGTCATGATTGTCGGCTCAGCTTTATGTTTGGCGCAATTGATGATGTCTTCTGGGTTATCACAAGAAATAGGTAATGGCTTTATCCATCTGTTTCATGGCTCGGGCCCATTGGGCGCTTTGATTGCAACCTATTTGCTGACCTTATTATTAACGGAGCTTATCACCAATAATGCGGCGGCTGCATTGGCCTTCCCTTTAGGTTATAGCATGGCGGTTGGCTATGGTGTCGATCCTATGCCGTTTATTATGGCGGTTTTGTTTGGAGCCAGTGCGAGCTTTATTTCACCTTATGGTTATCAAACAAACTTATTGGTGTATAGCGTCGGCAATTACCGGGTTAAAGATTTTATTAAAATAGGGTTGCCGATTTCGCTGGTCTATTCCGCCGTGACCTTAACTTTAATCCCATATTTTTTTCCTTTTTAA
- the cysC gene encoding adenylyl-sulfate kinase — protein sequence MTELTKDENVIWHQHQVTKQTRAELKNQKPVVLWFTGLSGAGKSTVAGALESKLAQLGYHTYLLDGDNVRHGLCRDLGFSAQDRRENIRRIGELAKLMADAGLIVLSAFISPHRAERQMVRELLPEGEFIEVFVNAPLAVCEQRDPKGLYKKARAGEIANFTGIDSDYEAPQQPEIDLLAGEHSLDELVAQCLQALRERAVIA from the coding sequence ATGACCGAATTAACTAAAGATGAAAACGTCATTTGGCATCAGCATCAAGTGACCAAGCAAACTCGCGCTGAATTGAAAAATCAAAAACCAGTCGTTTTGTGGTTTACCGGGTTATCGGGAGCAGGGAAATCAACCGTAGCGGGGGCTCTCGAAAGCAAATTAGCACAACTGGGTTATCACACGTATTTATTAGATGGTGATAATGTTCGTCATGGATTGTGTCGTGATTTAGGTTTCTCGGCCCAAGATCGCCGTGAAAATATTCGTCGTATTGGTGAATTAGCGAAATTGATGGCTGACGCTGGCTTGATTGTGCTTTCGGCCTTCATTTCACCCCATCGTGCTGAACGTCAAATGGTGCGAGAGTTGCTGCCTGAAGGGGAATTTATCGAGGTTTTTGTTAATGCGCCTCTTGCTGTCTGTGAGCAGCGAGATCCTAAGGGGTTGTATAAGAAAGCCCGTGCCGGGGAAATCGCTAATTTTACCGGCATTGATTCTGATTACGAAGCGCCGCAACAGCCAGAAATAGACTTATTGGCCGGTGAGCACTCTTTAGATGAACTGGTTGCGCAATGCTTACAAGCTTTAAGAGAGAGAGCGGTGATTGCGTAA
- a CDS encoding DUF3299 domain-containing protein translates to MFRAYSAHSSLKILGLLLCLLTAFSMLAHAQNDKQPLKLDWLDLVPIDEQKNFDKLGMPAPGGHEGGAAKQNLIGNTRPELNKSYVKIPGFVIPLEGDENTITEFLLVPYFGACIHVPPPPPNQIIYVKFPKGAPVQQLWDVVYVIGTLETQTLDHELAQTGYTLEGDAIEEYDDL, encoded by the coding sequence ATGTTTCGTGCTTACTCTGCTCACTCATCACTGAAAATACTCGGCCTACTGCTGTGCCTTTTAACCGCATTCAGTATGCTCGCTCATGCACAAAATGATAAGCAGCCACTCAAACTAGATTGGTTAGATTTGGTGCCTATCGATGAGCAAAAAAACTTTGATAAGTTGGGAATGCCGGCCCCTGGTGGCCATGAAGGCGGCGCGGCAAAACAAAACTTAATCGGAAACACTCGCCCAGAATTAAATAAAAGTTATGTCAAAATTCCGGGCTTTGTCATCCCACTAGAAGGCGATGAAAACACCATTACTGAGTTTTTACTGGTACCCTATTTTGGCGCTTGTATTCATGTGCCACCACCGCCGCCCAATCAAATCATTTACGTCAAATTTCCGAAAGGGGCTCCGGTGCAACAATTGTGGGATGTAGTGTATGTAATTGGCACCTTGGAAACGCAAACTCTCGATCATGAATTAGCGCAAACGGGTTATACCTTGGAAGGAGACGCTATTGAAGAATACGACGATCTCTAA
- a CDS encoding ABC transporter permease — translation MSAIISLAWKSLLNRKTTALLTIFTVAISVLLLLGVEKIRTQAKSSFANTISNTDLIVGARSGDINLLLYSVFRIGNATNNIDWTSYQAIRKLPQVKWAIPISLGDSHRGFRVMGTNQDYFKFYHYGSKQPLTFAYGHEFKGLFDVVLGSDVAKKLHYQLGDDLIIAHGISDKAFTRHNNLPFTVVGILAPTGTPVDKTVHVSLEAIEAIHIGWESGAHLGHTPSQEQLKQTQFEPKQITAFLLGLNSKIQTFMLQRQINNYPKEPLSAILPGIALSELWGMMSVAEQALMVISAFVVVAGLLGMLTGLLTSLQERRREMAILRAMGAQPKHIFFLLMSEASLLTLLGISFGVALLYMVLASSAPIIEQQYGIKIALSTLTHHDLTLLLLVQASGVLIGLFPSFKAYRHSIIDGMTIKV, via the coding sequence ATGAGCGCCATTATTTCTTTAGCTTGGAAAAGCCTGCTCAACCGTAAAACGACAGCCCTACTCACCATTTTTACGGTCGCAATTTCGGTATTGCTGCTGCTCGGTGTCGAAAAAATTCGCACTCAAGCCAAAAGCAGCTTTGCTAATACGATCTCAAATACCGATCTGATTGTCGGTGCTCGTTCGGGCGATATCAATTTGCTCCTTTACTCGGTGTTTAGGATCGGCAATGCGACTAATAATATTGATTGGACAAGTTATCAAGCCATCCGGAAGTTACCACAAGTCAAATGGGCCATTCCGATCTCATTGGGCGACTCTCATCGTGGCTTTCGCGTCATGGGAACCAATCAGGATTACTTTAAATTTTATCATTATGGAAGTAAGCAACCACTTACTTTCGCTTATGGTCATGAGTTTAAAGGCTTGTTTGATGTGGTGTTAGGTTCGGATGTCGCCAAAAAGTTACACTATCAATTAGGCGATGATCTGATTATTGCGCATGGAATTAGTGACAAAGCCTTTACTCGCCATAACAATCTTCCTTTTACTGTGGTTGGAATATTAGCCCCCACAGGCACTCCCGTAGATAAAACTGTGCATGTATCGTTAGAAGCCATAGAAGCGATTCATATTGGTTGGGAATCGGGCGCACATTTAGGCCATACTCCCAGCCAAGAGCAATTAAAACAAACTCAGTTTGAACCGAAACAAATCACCGCCTTTTTATTAGGGCTCAACTCTAAAATTCAAACTTTCATGCTACAAAGGCAAATCAATAATTATCCCAAAGAGCCTTTGAGTGCGATTTTACCGGGCATTGCTTTAAGCGAATTATGGGGCATGATGTCGGTTGCCGAACAAGCCTTGATGGTCATTTCCGCTTTCGTGGTGGTGGCAGGGTTATTAGGTATGCTGACTGGCCTGTTAACCAGTTTACAAGAGCGGCGACGTGAAATGGCGATTTTACGGGCAATGGGCGCGCAACCGAAGCATATTTTCTTTTTGCTTATGAGTGAAGCAAGCTTGCTGACCTTATTAGGTATCTCGTTTGGTGTGGCGTTGTTGTATATGGTTTTAGCGTCCTCCGCTCCCATCATAGAGCAACAGTATGGAATAAAGATTGCGTTGAGCACCTTAACCCATCATGATCTGACCTTGTTGTTGTTAGTACAAGCTTCAGGGGTCTTGATTGGGTTATTCCCATCGTTTAAAGCGTACCGCCATTCTATTATTGATGGCATGACCATTAAGGTATAA
- a CDS encoding ABC transporter ATP-binding protein, which produces MMTLHSEAVRLDQVQFAWPKSPHLVIDIEQLTVKTNQHVFIKGPSGSGKSTLLSLLTGMMTPQTGEIHLLGHNLGQLTQAQRDQFRSHHIGYIFQQFNLLPYLSVIENVLLPCRFSHLRQRQTTHNHHTAEQQAEQLLHRLQLPADCFQRSVNQLSIGQQQRVAAARALIGQPELIIADEPTSSLDADNRQVFIELLLEEANQSGATVLFVSHDASLQRYFERCIDLTDINRVNPFTSAEKLS; this is translated from the coding sequence ATGATGACACTTCACTCTGAGGCAGTACGCCTAGACCAGGTCCAATTTGCTTGGCCAAAATCCCCTCATTTGGTCATCGACATTGAGCAACTGACGGTCAAAACAAACCAACACGTCTTCATTAAAGGCCCAAGTGGAAGTGGTAAATCAACCTTACTGAGTTTGTTAACTGGAATGATGACGCCGCAAACGGGTGAAATTCATCTTCTAGGACACAATTTAGGACAATTAACTCAGGCGCAGCGCGATCAATTTCGCTCCCATCATATTGGTTATATTTTCCAACAATTCAATTTATTACCTTATCTTTCTGTGATTGAAAATGTGTTATTACCGTGTCGTTTTTCTCATTTACGCCAACGCCAGACTACTCACAATCATCACACAGCCGAGCAACAGGCCGAGCAATTATTGCATCGACTACAGTTACCAGCAGACTGCTTTCAACGTTCAGTCAATCAATTGAGTATCGGTCAACAACAACGAGTTGCCGCTGCGCGAGCGTTAATTGGCCAACCTGAGCTGATCATTGCCGATGAACCCACTTCCTCTTTAGATGCCGATAATCGCCAAGTCTTCATTGAGTTATTACTGGAAGAAGCCAATCAATCCGGCGCAACAGTGCTCTTTGTCAGTCATGATGCAAGCTTGCAGCGTTATTTTGAGCGCTGTATTGATCTGACTGACATTAATCGCGTGAACCCCTTCACATCAGCGGAGAAACTGTCATGA